Part of the Anomaloglossus baeobatrachus isolate aAnoBae1 chromosome 1, aAnoBae1.hap1, whole genome shotgun sequence genome, tttgtttcccgctgtgcagcaaagtctcagtgtgtaaaggggactttacagcgacttccctttcaaaaagctgctttacaacgtccccaatgaccagctaggtcactctgcaggtccggatcgctgttgcgtcgttggccaggtctgcctgtttgacagctcaccagcgactcaccggagactttgtagcgatcccggccaggttgggatcgctggtgggatcgctagaaagtctcagtgtgtaaaggggcctttagagataCAATTTGATAAGACGCCTTGAACTTTGCACCTGGTCTGTGCCTGATGCTTGCTGTGTGTATTATTAGCATTGAATTGGTAGTGATTGTGTATCTTTTATGTTGCCCAGTGTtgtatacagtgtatatggagGGGGATGTGGAGGTGTGGACCTGGGGGGATATATGGAGGTGTGGACCTGGGGGGATATATGGAGGTGTGGACCTGGGGGGATATATGGAGGTGTGGACCTGGGGATATATGGAGGTGTGGACCTGGGGATATATGGAGGTGTGGACCTGGGGATATATGGAGGTGTGGACCTGGGGATATATGGAGGTGTGGACCTGGGGATAAATGGAGGTGTGGACCTGGGGATATATGGAGGTGTGGACCTGGGGATATATGGAGGTGTGGACCTGGGGATATATGGAGGTGTGGACCTGGGGATATATGGAGGCGTGGGCCTGGGGATATATGGAGGCGTGGGCCTGGGGATATATGGAGGCGTGGGCCTGGGGATATATGGAGGCGTGGGCCTGGGGATATATGGAGGCGTGGGCCTGGGGATATATGGAGGCGTGGGCCTGGGGATATATGGAGGCGTGGGCCTGGGGATATATGGAGGCGTGGGCCTGGGGATATATGGAGGCGTGGGCCTGGGGATATATGGAGGCGTGGGCCTGGGGATATATGGAGGCGTGGGCCTGGGGATATATGGAGGCGTGGGCCTGGGGATATATGGAGGCGTGGGCCTGGGGATATATGGAGGCGTGGACCCGGGGATATATGGAGGCGTGGACCCGGGGATATATGGAGGCGTGGACCCGGGGATATATGGAGGCGTGGACCCGGGGATATATGGAGGCGTGGACCCGGGGATATATGGAGGCGTGCACAGTGTTGCCATCTTTCACATTGTGCCTGTCTTTTCCAGGGGATCTTATGGAGGGGGAGCTGTACTCTGCCTTAAAGGAAGAGGAGGCCTCAGAGCCCGGATCCAGCACCAACTTCAGTGGAGAGATGCACTTCTATGAGCTGGTGGAGGACACGAAGGACGGCATTTGGCTGGTGCAGGTAACGGCTTGTACctctaaataaaaaatatacatgtcCCTGACCAGGGCTGCTCCTGGGATGTCAGCACTGACTCCCAGCGGTCATGTGACATTGGCTGCAGCACTCACTTGGCGTAACAATCAATGGCTGCAGTAATTCTGTAGCATGAGAATATCATGGGTTGTTCAGCGCACACAGTGACAAcattacaggagcggcagtagtccgggacgtgtgtgtctgtgtgtgtctgtgtgtgtgcgcgagATCTCTGGTCTCGTCATGTTGCTCCTCTCTCATCTCTTCCAGGTGGTTGCCCACAGCAGGAGTCCTCTTGTAAGTAAGGTCCACTGGGAGAAGATGGTGAAAAAAGTGACCAAATTCGGCATCCGGACAGGAACATTCAACTGCTCCAGTGACCCCAGGCAAGTGCTGCGTCGTACCCATTGTCACCGGTCTATATCATATCTCTAGCTGTCGCCAGATATAGTGCACCCTGTTAGCCACAAACGTGCAAAGAAACATGCAAAATGATCCAAAGTAGAAAAGGTTTTAAAGTTTTTGTCATGAATGGGGCAGTACCCGGAGGGGCCCACTGAGGACCCGCCTGCtgcggagcggggggggggggcactgaggACCCGCCTGCTGCGGAGCGGGGGACGGGGACACTGAGGACCCGCCTGCTGCGGAACAGGGGGGCCCACTGAGTACCTGACCTTGGCCACTATCCATAGATGGAGCAGACgcggagctgagcatttccggccacctgatgCCGGCACAGAGAACATCTGAATCGGCAGGGTTTTGGGGTGTCTGACCCCGgctgatctgacattgatgacctatccatgaATAGCCCATCAATTTAAAATTAGTGGACaacctgtttaaagggaacctgtcaccacttttttggcctataagctgcggccaccaccaccgggctcttatatatagcattctaacatgtgtacataagagcccaggccgggggtataacataaaaaacactttataatattcacttAATGGTCGTGTATTGGGCCTATTGGGcgtctctggtgccggcgccgcctcttttggctatctttgttctcctttttctctagccgcggtgcatgacgcggctacgtcatacacactcgccggcattctggtcctgagcagggcagatcaaagtattgtagtgcgcctgcgcaggaccggcgagtgtgtatgacgtaaacgcgtcatgcacccaggagtcagaaggaggacgaagatggccgaaagaggaggcaccggagaacggagacgcccattaggcccaccgtgcgaccgttgggtaagtattataaagtgttttttatgttatacccccggcctgggctcttatatacagcatgttagaatgctgtatataagagcccggtggtggtggccgcaggttataggccaaaaaactggtgacaggttcccttttaatgaaTCTCCTCTCATTGACTGCAGCAGTGATCGTGCCCTCCTAATCTTACTCTTGGTGATGCAGATATCCTCGGCGAGAGTCTAATCTGTTCTTGGTTTTTCCCATTTCCAGATATTGCAAAAAGAGAGGATGGATGAGATCGACCCTTATAATGTCCGTGCCCCAAACCAACCACTCAAAGGGAAAAGTCATGCTGAAAGAGTACAGCGGGCGCAAGATCGAGACAGAGCACATTTTCAAGTGGATCACGGCCCACGCGGCATCGCGCATCAAGACCATCTACAACTCTGAGCACCTGAAGGAGGAGTGGAACCGGAGCGACCAGTACAAGGTCAAGCTGTTCCTGTTTGCAAATCTCGATCAGCCTCCAGCTTTCTTCTCCGCCTTGAGCGTCAAGTTTACCGGAAGAGTAGAGTTCATATTCGTCAATGTCGCAAACTGGGACAATACGAGTTACACGGCTGAAATCGGCATCTCCAGGACGCCATCGTACGTTCTGAAAACGCCGGAGGGGATCTACAAGTACGGGAATAACACGGGGGAATACGTTTCCCTGAGAGCCATGGATTCCTTTCTTCGCACTTTACAACCGGAGGTCAATGACCTGTTTGTGCTGAGCTTGGTTCTGGTGAACCTCATGGCTTGGATGGACCTATTTATTACTCAAGGAGCCACCATAAAGAGATTTGTGGTTCTGATCAGCACTTTAGGGACATACAACTCCTTGCTCATTATTTCGTGGTTACCGGTGTTAGGTTTCCTCCAGCTTCCTTATCTCGATAGCTTTTACGAGTACAGCCTAAAACTTCTCCGCTATTCGAACACCACCACATTGGCTTCGTGGGTCCGAGCCGACTGGATGTTCTACTCTTCTCACCCCGCACTTTTTCTAGGCACTTATCTCGGGCACGGGTTGCTCATCGATTACTTCGAGAAGAAGAGACGGAGCAACAATAACGCCGACGAAGCCAACGCGAATAATCTGGAGTGGCTGTCCAGCCTTTGGGACTGGTACACCAGTTACTTGTTCCACCCAATCGCTTCATTTCATCATTTTCCCAATAACTCCGATTGGGACGAAGATCCGGAACTATTTCTCGAACGTTTAGCCTTTCCAGATTTATGGCTTCATCCTTTGATACCCACAGATTATATCAAAAACCTACCAACCTGGCAATTTCACGGTCCTCTTCACCACGCCGAAGAAG contains:
- the CHMP3 gene encoding charged multivesicular body protein 3 isoform X1; its protein translation is MWLKLLLLLLYFLILFVLARFFETIVWYETGIFASQLVDPVTLSFHQLKTVLECRGLGYAGLPEKRDVRELVEKSGDLMEGELYSALKEEEASEPGSSTNFSGEMHFYELVEDTKDGIWLVQVVAHSRSPLVSKVHWEKMVKKVTKFGIRTGTFNCSSDPRYCKKRGWMRSTLIMSVPQTNHSKGKVMLKEYSGRKIETEHIFKWITAHAASRIKTIYNSEHLKEEWNRSDQYKVKLFLFANLDQPPAFFSALSVKFTGRVEFIFVNVANWDNTSYTAEIGISRTPSYVLKTPEGIYKYGNNTGEYVSLRAMDSFLRTLQPEVNDLFVLSLVLVNLMAWMDLFITQGATIKRFVVLISTLGTYNSLLIISWLPVLGFLQLPYLDSFYEYSLKLLRYSNTTTLASWVRADWMFYSSHPALFLGTYLGHGLLIDYFEKKRRSNNNADEANANNLEWLSSLWDWYTSYLFHPIASFHHFPNNSDWDEDPELFLERLAFPDLWLHPLIPTDYIKNLPTWQFHGPLHHAEEDLSESSQESDSDSESDRCRNAKSHPSGCSESADWTCACEGGRKVGSSTKENSSEPDWTHWPENMLHCTECVVCLENFENASLLMGLPCGHVFHQNCIVMWLAGGRHCCPVCRWASYKKKHFTQPSSAMSGSAPS